In Notolabrus celidotus isolate fNotCel1 chromosome 10, fNotCel1.pri, whole genome shotgun sequence, one DNA window encodes the following:
- the LOC117819894 gene encoding olfactory receptor 6N2-like — MDVELNVTYLVFGGHVEVHKYGFLYFLIMFIVYILILCINSTIVCVIWIHKKLHEPMYIFIAALLVNSVLFSTVIYPKLLIDFLSEEQIISLTACICQCFLFYSLGGAEFLLLTAMAYDRYVSICKPLKYSTIMSKTTVIVLLALAWLVPSTQVAASLILESRSKVCRSTLSGIFCNVSISGLFCELSKFKTLKDLIILLNIALLPGLFILFTYSRILIISYKSGREVRKKAAQTCLPHLIILVNYTCLCVFDVIIAGHESDLPKTVRFIMTLQVVLYHPLLNPIIYGLKMKEITKHLKRLFCPDKLK; from the coding sequence ATGGATGTTGAATTGAATGTTACATATTTAGTATTTGGTGGACATGTAGAAGTGCACAAATAtggatttctgtattttttgatcatgtttattgtttacattcTAATATTGTGCATTAATTCTACTATTGTGTGTGTTATCTGGATTCATAAGAAGCTTCATGAGCCTATGTACATTTTCATTGCAGCTTTGTTGGTTAACTCTGTTCTTTTCAGCACAGTTATTTACCCAAAGCTTTTGATTGACTTTTTATCTGAGGAACAGATCATATCTTTGACAGCCTGTATCtgtcagtgttttctgttttattctcttgGAGGTGCAGAGTTCTTACTGTTAACAGCTATGGCCTATGACAGGTATGTGTCTATATGTAAACCTTTAAAATATTCAACTATCATGAGTAAAACAACTGTCATCGTTCTCTTGGCTCTAGCATGGCTCGTACCTTCTACTCAGGTTGCTGCAAGTTTGATTTTAGAATCAAGGAGCAAAGTGTGCCGCTCTACTCTGAGTGGAATTTTTTGTAATGTTTCAATTTCCGGACTCTTCTGTGAACTCTCAAAATTTAAAACTCTAAAAGATTTGATCATACTGCTCAATATTGCCCTTCTCCCTGGGCTTTTCATACTGTTTACATACTCCAGGATACTCATAATTTCCTACAAGAGTGGGAGAGAGGTGAGGAAAAAAGCTGCACAGACCTGTTTACCTCACCTGATAATTTTGGTAAACtatacatgtttgtgtgtttttgacgtCATTATTGCTGGACATGAATCAGATTTACCAAAGACTGTGCGTTTCATAATGACTTTACAAGTAGTTTTATATCACCCCCTTTTAAATCCAATCATATAtggattaaaaatgaaagaaataactAAACACCTCAAAAGGTTGTTCTGTCCGGACAAATTAAAGTAA